The following are from one region of the Salvelinus fontinalis isolate EN_2023a chromosome 5, ASM2944872v1, whole genome shotgun sequence genome:
- the LOC129855582 gene encoding leupaxin-like: MDELDLILEELAFNLAGPESATQKKESDTANTYGQVSKVCPVGLPPKKENETDSTNVYSELPAPVDAGLLSPCSATRELDSIMEDLLFGLEMGLPDPPPPSTPPPLVQKSVKKTQVGEKKEKEDTQVKQESTNSPKTYDLERKASTQRKTDAIDDLLGGLSSDMEKMGVRTVAKGHCASCGKVIVGKMITALGQVWHPEHFVCVECQAELGTSGFFEREGKAYCEKDYQHLFSPRCGYCKGPILQNILTAMDRTWHPEHFFCSHCGELFGAEGFLEKDGKPYCHRDFYHLFAPKCTGCGDPVRENYLTAANGTWHPNCFVCSDCLKPFNDGCFLELDGRPLCSLHFHSRQGTLCGGCGEPISGRCISALERKFHPEHFVCAFCLRKLSQGVFKEQAGKPYCSACHTKLFV; the protein is encoded by the exons ATGGATGAGCTGG ATCTTATCTTAGAAGAGCTGGCTTTCAACTTAGCTGGTCCAGAGTCAGCTACTCAGAAGAAAGAAAGTGATACAGCCAACACATATGGACAG GTCTCAAAGGTGTGTCCTGTTGGTCTCCCTCCAAAGAAAGAAAATGAGACAGATAGTACCAATGTATACAG tgagtTACCAGCTCCAGTGGATGCCGGTCTGCTGAGTCCTTGCTCTGCTACCAGAGAGCTGGACTCCATAATGGAGGATTTGCTGTTTGGTCTGGAGATGGGG CTCCCagaccctcctcctccctcaaccCCACCACCACTTGTCCAGAAATCAGTCAAAAAGACCCAGGTTggagaaaagaaagaaaaggaGGACACACAAGTGAAACAGGAGAGCACCAACAGTCCTAAGACTTATGATCTGGAGCGCAAAGCATCAACACAGAGAAAAACGGACGCCATAGATGACCTTCTGGGAGGCCTGAGCTCTGATATGGAGAAGATGGGTGTACGAACGGTGGCGAAGGGCCACTGTGCTTCCTGTGGCAAGGTCATTGTGGGAAAG ATGATCACAGCCCTGGGCCAGGTGTGGCACCCAGAACACTTTGTTTGTGTGGAGTGTCAGGCTGAGCTGGGGACTAGTGGCTTCtttgagagggaggggaaggccTACTGTGAGAAAGACTACCAGCATCTCTTCTCCCCTCGCTGTGGTTACTGCAAGGGCCCCATTCTGCAG AACATCCTGACAGCGATGGACCGCACCTGGCACCCTGAGCACTTCTTCTGTTCCCATTGTGGGGAGCTCTTTGGGGCTGAAG GTTTTCTGGAGAAGGACGGGAAGCCGTACTGCCACAGAGACTTTTACCATCTCTTTGCTCCAAAGTGCACTGGTTGTGGAGACCCTGTGAGAGAGAACTACCTGACTGCAGCCAACGGCACCTGGCATCCCAACTGCTTCGTCTGCTCA gaCTGTCTGAAGCCCTTCAACGATGGTTGTTTCCTGGAGCTGGATGGTCGTCCCCTGTGCTCTCTGCACTTCCACTCCCGACAGGGAACACTGTGTGGGGGCTGTGGAGAGCCCATCTCTGGCCGCTGCATCTCTGCTTTGGAGCGCAAGTTCCACCCTGAGCACTTTGTGTGTGCCTTCTGTCTGCGTAAACTCAGCCAGGGGGTGTTCAAGGAGCAGGCAGGGAAACCCTACTGCTCAGCCTGCCACACCAAATTGTTTGTGTGA